GGTAGATGGCGACCACCCCGACAGTAACGAAGCGCTTGTACGTGAATGCTTTCCAGATAATGCACGTATTGTGGTATTAAAAAGTCATGCAGACACTCCCCATGCTGGCTACAGCCAATCTGATGCTCAGCTTGACAACATACCACGCCCCTTTGATGTAGTGATTTTGGGTATGGGCGATGATGGGCATACGGCATCGTTTTTCCCTCATAGCGAAGGGCTGAACGAAGCGCTTAACCCTGAAACAACCACTATTTCATGCGCACTGATTATCCCACCCGAATATGCGCCGCATCCGCGTATTACCCTGAACCTGCCCCCGTTTTTAAATTCGACGAGCATGTTTATGCAAATT
This genomic window from Alphaproteobacteria bacterium contains:
- the pgl gene encoding 6-phosphogluconolactonase, which gives rise to MKTFDQDDDIYIGESVHFQSFADKTVLAQHLANDVADMLRAGIAERGTASMVVSGGSTPKPFFEALAKEKLDWENIYITLADERWVDGDHPDSNEALVRECFPDNARIVVLKSHADTPHAGYSQSDAQLDNIPRPFDVVILGMGDDGHTASFFPHSEGLNEALNPETTTISCALIIPPEYAPHPRITLNLPPFLNSTSMFMQI